The following are encoded together in the Anaerostipes caccae L1-92 genome:
- a CDS encoding SGNH/GDSL hydrolase family protein, with translation MKTILCYGDSNTYGYNPENGFRYPYDLRWTSILEKNMEGRARVIPEGLNGRTTCFEDEIRPGRNGFAYLEPCLHSHGPLDLVVLMLGTNDLKIRFQLTPVDIGKAIERLVKKILEITPQKREDGKPSEILLVSPILIGQNISEVADGETMGFERAYEYSKRLAPVYKEWADLYGIHFMDAAQFAEPSEKDACHLSAEGHRKLGEAISKACENILGAI, from the coding sequence ATGAAAACAATACTGTGTTACGGAGATTCAAATACATACGGCTATAATCCGGAAAATGGTTTCCGGTATCCATATGACTTGAGATGGACGAGTATATTAGAGAAAAATATGGAGGGACGGGCCAGGGTGATTCCGGAGGGCCTCAACGGAAGGACCACCTGCTTTGAAGACGAGATCCGTCCGGGCAGAAATGGTTTTGCCTATCTGGAACCCTGTCTCCATTCGCACGGGCCTCTGGATCTGGTTGTGCTGATGCTCGGAACAAATGATCTGAAGATCCGTTTCCAGCTGACCCCGGTGGATATTGGGAAGGCCATTGAACGGCTGGTCAAAAAGATACTTGAGATCACTCCGCAGAAGAGAGAGGATGGAAAGCCGTCTGAGATCCTTCTGGTGTCGCCGATCCTGATCGGGCAAAATATAAGCGAAGTGGCAGACGGAGAGACTATGGGTTTTGAGAGGGCTTATGAATATTCCAAGCGCCTGGCGCCTGTTTATAAAGAATGGGCGGACCTTTATGGTATTCATTTTATGGATGCCGCACAGTTTGCGGAACCGTCCGAAAAAGATGCATGCCATTTGAGCGCGGAGGGGCACAGAAAGCTGGGAGAAGCCATCAGTAAGGCTTGTGAAAACATATTGGGTGCTATATAA
- a CDS encoding amino acid ABC transporter ATP-binding protein produces MENKDNKKVKVQVKGLVKSFGELEVLKGMDLEVADGEVVCLIGPSGSGKSTFLRCLNRLETITGGEVVVDGFDITDKGTDINKVRENIGMVFQHFNLFPHKTVLENITMAPVQLKKMTLDEAKTVGRNLLKDVGLEEKADVYPAQLSGGQKQRVAIARALAMHPDIMLFDEPTSALDPEMVGEVLNVMKQLAKNGMTMVVVTHEMGFAREVADRIIFMDGGYIVEQGEPHELLANPKEPRTINFLNQVL; encoded by the coding sequence ATGGAAAATAAAGATAATAAAAAAGTGAAGGTTCAAGTAAAAGGGCTGGTCAAGAGTTTTGGTGAGCTAGAGGTATTAAAAGGAATGGATCTGGAAGTCGCAGACGGAGAGGTCGTATGTCTGATCGGACCTTCCGGTTCCGGAAAGAGTACATTTTTAAGGTGTCTTAACCGACTTGAAACGATCACCGGAGGAGAAGTTGTTGTCGACGGATTCGACATCACAGACAAGGGTACAGATATTAATAAAGTGAGAGAGAATATCGGCATGGTGTTTCAGCATTTTAATCTGTTTCCTCACAAGACCGTGCTGGAAAACATTACAATGGCTCCGGTACAGTTAAAGAAAATGACATTGGACGAGGCCAAGACGGTCGGAAGAAATTTGCTGAAAGATGTGGGACTCGAAGAAAAGGCTGATGTCTATCCGGCACAGCTTTCCGGAGGACAGAAACAGCGTGTGGCGATTGCGAGGGCGCTTGCCATGCATCCTGACATCATGCTGTTTGATGAGCCGACCAGTGCACTGGACCCGGAGATGGTCGGTGAAGTTTTAAATGTTATGAAACAGCTGGCCAAGAATGGAATGACCATGGTTGTTGTGACACATGAGATGGGCTTTGCGAGAGAAGTTGCGGACCGTATCATTTTCATGGACGGTGGATATATCGTCGAACAGGGAGAACCGCATGAACTGCTGGCCAATCCAAAGGAACCAAGAACCATCAATTTCTTAAATCAGGTATTATAA
- a CDS encoding amino acid ABC transporter permease translates to MNFIELFQQYFPSFSTALGLTLQLALASLICASIIGIIFGMFSVSKNKILNIICKIYVDIIRGTPLVVQVFIMYYGVAGAFLQPMDLNWDDFGGPFVAAVVALSLNAGAYMAEIVRGGIESVDKGQMEAARSLGLPYGKAMSKVILPQAIRTMLPSIINQFIISIKDTSLVYAIGIRELTMNSQIITANEPTSVMSIYVMAAIYYLVICTILSKVANIVERKLSYGK, encoded by the coding sequence ATGAACTTTATAGAACTATTTCAACAGTATTTTCCGTCATTCTCGACGGCGCTGGGACTGACACTGCAGCTTGCCCTGGCTTCTCTGATCTGTGCCAGCATCATCGGTATTATTTTTGGTATGTTCAGCGTATCAAAAAACAAGATACTGAATATTATCTGCAAAATTTACGTAGATATTATCCGGGGAACTCCTCTTGTCGTACAGGTATTTATTATGTACTATGGAGTGGCGGGAGCCTTTCTGCAGCCTATGGATTTAAACTGGGATGATTTCGGAGGTCCTTTTGTGGCTGCCGTTGTAGCCCTCAGTTTAAACGCCGGAGCTTATATGGCAGAGATTGTCCGGGGTGGAATCGAATCTGTGGACAAGGGTCAGATGGAGGCAGCAAGGAGTCTGGGACTGCCTTACGGGAAGGCTATGTCAAAAGTAATCCTTCCTCAGGCTATCAGGACCATGCTTCCATCCATCATTAATCAGTTCATCATTTCCATTAAGGATACATCACTGGTTTACGCTATCGGTATCCGGGAGCTTACGATGAACAGCCAGATCATTACTGCAAACGAGCCGACCTCTGTCATGAGCATTTATGTGATGGCAGCCATCTATTACCTGGTGATCTGCACCATCCTTTCTAAGGTGGCAAATATTGTGGAAAGGAAGTTGTCTTATGGAAAATAA
- a CDS encoding transporter substrate-binding domain-containing protein has protein sequence MRLKKVLAVGLAAVMGISLVACGGGNKKDSKEKTYKIASDTTFTPFEFEDKDGNRVGIDLDLLEAIAKEEGFKYKVTAVGFDAAMASVESGQSDGMIAGMSITKERKQKYDFSEAYYDSKVAFAVKKGGKTFDNIKDKKKAEKEALSSLKGKTVAAKVGTVGATYANENAEKYGYKVRQFKDSPTMYQAVLTGNAAACFEDFPVISYQIGQKNLKLQVAFTSESGSQYGFAVKKGKNSELVEKFNSGLKKIKDNGKYQEIVDKYTKTK, from the coding sequence ATGAGATTGAAAAAAGTTTTAGCAGTAGGTCTCGCAGCTGTCATGGGAATCAGCCTGGTTGCATGCGGCGGCGGAAATAAGAAAGACTCCAAGGAAAAGACATATAAGATTGCGTCTGACACCACATTTACACCATTCGAATTTGAAGATAAGGATGGAAACCGTGTAGGAATCGACCTTGATTTATTAGAAGCGATTGCAAAAGAAGAAGGATTCAAATACAAAGTGACTGCAGTAGGATTTGACGCTGCCATGGCTTCTGTGGAGTCCGGACAGAGCGACGGTATGATCGCGGGTATGTCTATCACGAAGGAAAGAAAGCAGAAATATGATTTTTCTGAGGCTTACTACGATTCTAAAGTAGCTTTCGCTGTGAAAAAGGGCGGAAAAACATTTGATAATATAAAAGACAAGAAAAAAGCAGAAAAAGAAGCACTTTCCAGCCTGAAAGGAAAGACAGTAGCAGCAAAGGTAGGTACGGTAGGTGCCACATATGCCAACGAAAATGCTGAAAAATATGGATATAAAGTAAGACAGTTCAAGGATTCACCGACCATGTACCAGGCAGTGCTGACAGGAAATGCAGCTGCATGTTTTGAAGACTTCCCTGTCATTTCTTATCAGATCGGTCAGAAGAATCTTAAATTACAGGTTGCTTTCACATCCGAGAGCGGAAGCCAGTATGGATTTGCTGTAAAGAAGGGCAAAAACTCTGAACTTGTAGAGAAGTTTAACAGCGGATTAAAGAAGATCAAAGACAACGGAAAATATCAGGAAATTGTAGATAAATATACAAAGACTAAGTAG